AAGCTCGTTGAATTCCGTTTCGCCGGTCATCTGGCGCAGAGGACGCACTTCAACTCCCGGCGTCTTCATATCCACCAGCAAAACAGTCAGCCCCTTGTGCTTAGGGACATTTGGATCGGTGCGCACCACCAGCTCGCACCAGTGCGCGGCCCAGCCATAGCTGTTCCACACTTTCTGGCCGTTCACCACGTAATGGTCGCCATCGAGCTTTGCTTCACAGCGCACATTGGCCAGGTCAGAACCTGCGTCAGGCTCGGAGAATCCCTGGCACCAGATTTCTTCCGCGCTCAATATCTTGGCCAGGTGACGTTTCTTCTGCGCTTCAGTGCCAAACGCGATGATCGTCGGACCGATGATTCCCAACCCCAGAACATTTGCTAAAGGCGGCGCCTGGGCCATCGCCATCTCCTGCCAGAAGATCACCTGCTCCATCAGGCTGGCGCCGCGGCCGCCGTATTCTTTGGGCCATGAGATTCCCGCCCAGCCGCCCTCATAGAGTTTGCGCTGCCAGCGCTTTAGGTATTCAAAGCGCGACTCCATCGACTCTTCCCGGCGCTCGTCCCAATCCGTGGGTGCGTTGGCGGAAAGCCATGTGCGCAACTCA
The genomic region above belongs to Terriglobia bacterium and contains:
- a CDS encoding acyl-CoA dehydrogenase, with amino-acid sequence MDLNLSPDEIKFRDELRTWLSANAPTDWDERREESMESRFEYLKRWQRKLYEGGWAGISWPKEYGGRGASLMEQVIFWQEMAMAQAPPLANVLGLGIIGPTIIAFGTEAQKKRHLAKILSAEEIWCQGFSEPDAGSDLANVRCEAKLDGDHYVVNGQKVWNSYGWAAHWCELVVRTDPNVPKHKGLTVLLVDMKTPGVEVRPLRQMTGETEFNELFFHDVRIPVTNVVGKVNEGWGVAMGTLMHERGTFGAGLQITYRRNMERLIDLAKTTERNGRPASEDPVIRQKLAQCYAEIEIMRCNQMRAFSRINATGVPGPEGSIQKIFWSELNQRFQQVAQEVMGPYGQLEAGDEHAIDNGMWAYGYLRSRGNTIEAGTSEIQRNIIGHFVLGLPKSY